A single region of the Nocardioides sp. W7 genome encodes:
- a CDS encoding acyl carrier protein → MATTEEIRADLAEIVNEVAGIDADDVQLDKSFVDDLDVDSLSMVEVVVAAEEKFGVSIPDDEVKNLKTVGDAVAFIERAQA, encoded by the coding sequence ATGGCCACCACCGAAGAGATCCGCGCCGACCTCGCCGAGATCGTCAACGAGGTCGCCGGCATCGACGCCGACGACGTCCAGCTCGACAAGTCCTTCGTCGACGACCTCGACGTCGACTCGCTCTCCATGGTCGAGGTCGTCGTGGCCGCCGAGGAGAAGTTCGGCGTCTCGATCCCCGACGACGAGGTCAAGAACCTCAAGACCGTCGGGGATGCCGTGGCCTTCATCGAGCGCGCCCAGGCCTGA
- a CDS encoding beta-ketoacyl-[acyl-carrier-protein] synthase II, with protein sequence MSRTRVVITGLGTTSPLGGDVASTWDGLLSGRSGVRRLTEDWAEEMPVKIAARVAVEPTEVLERVKARRLDRSSQFAMVAAMEAWRDAGLENSVQDGNVDGDRVGVAMASGIGGVNTLLDNYDILKAKGPRRVSPLAVPMLMPNAPAANISLYVGARAAVNTPVSACASGNEGIALAIDQIRLGRADVVVAGGTEAAIHPLPMAAFANMMALSKTGSADGGDPTTVSRPWDTGRDGFVLGEGAGVLVLESLEHAQARGARIYAEVLGAGITADSHDIAQPDPLGRGGSRAILRALAESEIGPESIVHVNAHATSTPQGDIAEGLMLHATLGKHVSQVVVTSTKSMTGHLLGGAGALESIATVLALHHRVVPPTINLDNLDPQVELDIATKVRDLPAGDIAALNNSFGFGGANVAVAFGSI encoded by the coding sequence ATGAGTCGTACCCGTGTCGTGATCACCGGTCTGGGCACCACCAGCCCCCTCGGCGGCGATGTGGCCAGCACCTGGGATGGTCTGCTCAGCGGCCGCTCCGGCGTCCGCCGCCTCACCGAGGACTGGGCCGAGGAGATGCCGGTCAAGATCGCGGCCCGGGTCGCGGTCGAGCCGACCGAGGTCCTGGAGCGGGTCAAGGCCCGTCGCCTGGACCGGTCGTCGCAGTTCGCCATGGTCGCCGCGATGGAGGCCTGGCGTGACGCCGGCCTGGAGAACTCCGTCCAGGACGGCAACGTCGACGGCGACCGGGTCGGCGTCGCGATGGCCTCCGGCATCGGCGGGGTCAACACGCTGCTCGACAACTACGACATCCTGAAGGCGAAGGGCCCGCGGCGGGTCTCCCCCCTCGCGGTGCCGATGCTGATGCCCAACGCGCCCGCCGCGAACATCAGCCTGTACGTCGGAGCGCGGGCCGCGGTCAACACCCCGGTCTCGGCCTGCGCCTCCGGCAACGAGGGCATAGCCCTCGCGATCGACCAGATCCGGCTCGGCCGCGCCGACGTCGTCGTGGCCGGCGGCACCGAGGCGGCGATCCACCCGCTGCCGATGGCCGCCTTCGCGAACATGATGGCGCTGTCGAAGACCGGCAGTGCCGACGGCGGCGACCCGACCACGGTCTCGCGGCCCTGGGACACCGGCCGCGACGGCTTCGTGCTCGGGGAGGGCGCCGGCGTCCTGGTGCTGGAGTCCCTGGAGCACGCCCAGGCCCGTGGCGCCCGGATCTACGCCGAGGTCCTCGGCGCCGGCATCACCGCCGACTCCCACGACATCGCCCAGCCCGACCCGCTCGGTCGCGGCGGCTCCCGGGCGATCCTGCGGGCGCTGGCGGAGTCCGAGATCGGCCCCGAGTCGATCGTCCACGTCAACGCCCACGCGACCTCGACCCCGCAGGGCGACATCGCCGAGGGCCTGATGCTGCACGCCACCCTGGGCAAGCACGTCTCCCAGGTCGTCGTCACCAGCACCAAGTCGATGACCGGGCACCTGCTCGGCGGCGCCGGCGCGCTGGAGTCGATCGCCACGGTCCTCGCACTGCACCACCGGGTGGTCCCGCCGACCATCAACCTCGACAACCTCGACCCGCAGGTCGAGCTCGACATCGCCACCAAGGTCCGCGACCTGCCGGCCGGCGACATCGCGGCGCTCAACAACTCCTTCGGCTTCGGCGGCGCGAACGTCGCCGTCGCGTTCGGTTCGATCTGA
- a CDS encoding carboxyl transferase domain-containing protein codes for MTVAPEKANTDRKATKVPREQDPRNPVHRLTALFDDGTLELISADDDSGMLAAVGEVHGTRVVAFCSDATVMGGAMGDQGCRVVVDAYHRAMTDRAPIIGLWHSGGARLAEGVLSLHAVGRIFQVMTQASGQIPQVSVVLGPAAGGAAYGPALTDVVILGPEGRIFVTGPDVVRSVTGEDVDMLRLGGPEPHGRRSGVVHILTDSEQEALDRARGVASLLGSQGSLRVDDVEDRDLEALLPESKKRAYDVHPLVEAVLDEGTAQELHARWAPNIVTALGRFGGRTVGVVANNPLRLGGCLDSLSAEKASRFVRMCDAFGVPLIVLVDVPGYLPGVGQEWDGVVRRGAKLLHAFGECVVPRVSLITRKTYGGAYIAMNSRSLGATKVFAWPGAEVAVMGAVAAVRILHRRKLSDVAPDIRSQVEAELAAEHERIAGGVDKAVEIGVVDEVVSPTATRSAIARAIDEEIQAVGVRRGAHGNIPL; via the coding sequence ATGACGGTCGCACCGGAGAAGGCGAACACCGACCGCAAGGCGACCAAGGTCCCCCGCGAGCAGGACCCGCGCAACCCCGTCCACCGGCTGACGGCGCTCTTCGACGACGGCACGCTCGAGCTGATCTCGGCCGACGACGACTCCGGCATGCTCGCCGCGGTCGGCGAGGTGCACGGCACCCGGGTGGTGGCCTTCTGCTCCGACGCGACCGTCATGGGCGGCGCGATGGGCGACCAGGGCTGCCGGGTCGTCGTGGACGCCTACCACCGGGCGATGACCGACCGTGCGCCGATCATCGGCCTGTGGCACTCCGGCGGCGCCCGGCTCGCCGAGGGCGTGCTGTCCCTGCACGCCGTCGGCCGGATCTTCCAGGTGATGACCCAGGCCTCCGGACAGATCCCGCAGGTCTCGGTCGTGCTCGGCCCCGCCGCCGGCGGCGCGGCGTACGGCCCCGCCCTCACCGACGTCGTCATCCTCGGCCCCGAGGGGCGGATCTTCGTCACCGGACCCGACGTGGTGCGCTCGGTCACCGGCGAGGACGTCGACATGCTGCGTCTCGGTGGCCCCGAGCCCCACGGTCGCCGCTCCGGTGTCGTGCACATCCTGACCGACTCCGAGCAGGAGGCGCTGGACCGGGCCCGCGGCGTCGCCTCGCTGCTCGGCTCGCAGGGCAGCCTGCGGGTCGACGACGTCGAGGACCGCGACCTCGAGGCGCTGCTGCCCGAGTCCAAGAAGCGCGCGTACGACGTGCACCCGCTCGTCGAGGCGGTCCTCGACGAGGGCACTGCGCAGGAGCTCCACGCCCGCTGGGCGCCCAACATCGTCACTGCCCTCGGCCGCTTCGGCGGCCGCACCGTCGGGGTGGTGGCCAACAACCCGCTGCGGCTGGGGGGCTGCCTCGACTCGCTGTCCGCCGAGAAGGCGTCGCGCTTCGTACGCATGTGCGACGCGTTCGGCGTGCCGCTCATCGTCCTGGTCGACGTCCCCGGCTACCTTCCGGGCGTCGGGCAGGAGTGGGACGGCGTCGTACGACGCGGGGCCAAGCTGCTGCACGCCTTCGGCGAGTGCGTCGTCCCACGGGTCTCGCTGATCACCCGCAAGACCTACGGTGGCGCCTACATCGCGATGAACTCCCGCTCGCTCGGCGCGACCAAGGTGTTCGCCTGGCCCGGTGCTGAGGTGGCCGTCATGGGCGCCGTCGCCGCCGTACGGATCCTGCACCGCCGCAAGCTGTCCGACGTGGCTCCCGACATCCGTTCGCAGGTCGAGGCCGAGCTCGCGGCCGAGCACGAGCGGATCGCCGGCGGCGTCGACAAGGCCGTCGAGATCGGGGTCGTCGACGAGGTTGTCTCCCCCACGGCCACCCGGTCGGCGATCGCGCGGGCCATCGACGAGGAGATCCAGGCCGTCGGCGTGCGGCGCGGCGCGCACGGCAACATCCCCCTCTGA
- a CDS encoding DUF3145 domain-containing protein translates to MTARTATRTATRGVFYVHSAPSALCPHIEWAVGGVLGVPVSLDWTPQPAQSGSHRAELSWSAAPGSAAAIASALRGWNQLRFEVTEEPTSATEGARYSFTPELGVFHAVTGLHGDIMIPEDRLKAAVVKAALGDTTLLVEIDKLLGKPWDDELETFRHAGEGAPVRWLHQVV, encoded by the coding sequence GTGACCGCACGTACTGCCACCCGTACCGCGACGAGGGGCGTTTTTTACGTCCACTCGGCGCCGTCCGCGCTGTGCCCGCACATCGAGTGGGCCGTCGGTGGTGTCCTCGGCGTGCCCGTGAGCCTGGACTGGACGCCGCAGCCGGCCCAGTCGGGCAGCCACCGGGCCGAGCTCTCGTGGTCCGCGGCCCCCGGGTCGGCGGCCGCCATCGCCTCGGCGCTGCGTGGCTGGAACCAGCTGCGCTTCGAGGTCACCGAGGAGCCGACGTCGGCGACCGAGGGGGCGCGCTACTCCTTCACCCCCGAGCTCGGGGTCTTCCACGCCGTCACCGGGCTGCACGGCGACATCATGATCCCCGAGGACCGGCTCAAGGCTGCCGTCGTCAAGGCCGCGCTGGGCGACACCACGCTGCTGGTCGAGATCGACAAGCTCCTGGGCAAGCCGTGGGACGACGAGCTGGAGACCTTCCGGCACGCCGGCGAGGGTGCCCCGGTGCGCTGGCTGCACCAGGTCGTCTGA
- a CDS encoding protein phosphatase 2C domain-containing protein: protein MLRFSGAGVSDVGRVRPHNEDAGFVGPYVALVADCVGGAAAGEVASATAAYAVSATAMSRFLDPPELVLTDAAEAARAAVRLGVQCDLDRLGMATTLTVLICDGSRVVLGHVGDSRAYRCRDGQLEQLTTDHTYVQHLVDAGQLSPAAARRHPWRNVVLRSVDGDPEGPGLDLTPVPTRVGDRLLLCSDGLTDLVDDDRIAEVLRLADPLSAAVLTQSALVAGGKDNITCVVLDVVAGPLVVGDGQLLGSLRDVENIVDVGSVRQQRPSWTDTRGSAGAQGPHRSQ from the coding sequence ATGCTGCGGTTCTCCGGCGCCGGAGTGAGCGACGTGGGACGGGTGCGCCCGCACAACGAGGACGCGGGCTTCGTCGGGCCGTACGTCGCGCTGGTCGCCGACTGCGTCGGCGGTGCGGCTGCCGGAGAGGTGGCCTCCGCGACGGCGGCGTACGCCGTCTCTGCGACGGCGATGAGCCGGTTCCTCGACCCGCCGGAGCTGGTCCTCACCGATGCCGCTGAGGCGGCGCGGGCGGCCGTGCGGCTCGGCGTGCAGTGCGACCTCGACCGACTCGGCATGGCCACGACCCTCACGGTGCTCATCTGCGACGGGAGCCGAGTGGTCCTCGGCCACGTCGGTGACAGCCGGGCCTACCGCTGCCGGGACGGGCAGCTGGAGCAGCTGACGACCGACCACACGTACGTGCAGCACCTGGTGGACGCTGGTCAGCTCTCGCCCGCGGCCGCCAGACGCCATCCGTGGCGCAACGTGGTGCTGCGCTCCGTGGACGGCGACCCGGAGGGGCCGGGGCTCGACCTGACGCCGGTGCCGACCCGGGTGGGGGACCGGCTGCTCCTGTGCAGCGACGGACTCACCGACCTGGTCGACGACGACCGCATCGCCGAGGTGCTGCGGCTCGCCGACCCGCTCTCCGCGGCCGTGCTCACCCAGTCGGCACTCGTCGCAGGCGGGAAGGACAACATCACCTGTGTCGTGCTCGATGTCGTCGCCGGTCCGCTGGTGGTGGGCGATGGGCAGCTGCTGGGATCGCTACGCGACGTGGAGAACATCGTCGACGTCGGATCGGTCCGGCAGCAACGACCGAGCTGGACCGACACCCGCGGGTCTGCTGGTGCTCAGGGGCCCCATAGGTCACAATAG
- a CDS encoding tetratricopeptide repeat protein — translation MHFLIISDRPNGQDQEQDAVAEQRRNQRPSGDASRAGGRPSGSKPASAGGGKGAGGKSSGGKPPARGAGQGRASERSSERSQKWSPEGERGARGDKSPARAGDSRPARGGGDRPGRKSDWKRPADKQADRSEEQAKYDGPELPAEITGQELDRSITSQFKGLPEKLALRVARHLAAAGALIDVDPETAYQHTLAARARAPRLAVVREAVGETAYAAGRYAEALAELRAAKRMNGSPAYLPIMADCHRALGNPDQALKLAKSPSVPNFEPEAKAEMTIVEAGARRDMGQFDAALRTLELAPLQSKSRASWVVRLRYAYADTLEAAGRETDALAWFHRTYSIDSDQLTDAAERAEALEKRQPKE, via the coding sequence GTGCATTTCCTCATCATCAGCGACCGCCCGAACGGGCAGGACCAGGAGCAGGACGCCGTGGCCGAGCAGCGCCGCAACCAGCGACCTTCAGGAGACGCGAGCCGCGCGGGAGGCCGGCCGAGCGGCAGCAAGCCCGCCTCGGCCGGTGGCGGCAAGGGTGCCGGAGGCAAGAGCTCCGGAGGGAAGCCACCCGCACGTGGCGCCGGCCAGGGCCGCGCGTCCGAGCGTTCTTCCGAGCGCTCCCAGAAGTGGAGCCCCGAGGGCGAGCGCGGCGCCCGCGGTGACAAGAGTCCCGCTCGCGCCGGCGACAGCCGTCCGGCCCGCGGTGGCGGCGATCGCCCGGGCCGCAAGAGCGACTGGAAGCGCCCGGCGGACAAGCAGGCCGACCGCTCTGAGGAGCAGGCGAAGTACGACGGCCCCGAGCTGCCCGCCGAGATCACCGGACAGGAGCTCGACCGGTCGATCACCTCGCAGTTCAAGGGTCTGCCGGAGAAGCTGGCACTGCGCGTGGCGCGCCATCTCGCGGCGGCCGGCGCCCTGATCGACGTGGATCCGGAGACGGCGTACCAGCACACGCTCGCGGCTCGCGCCCGTGCGCCGAGGCTCGCGGTCGTGCGTGAGGCGGTCGGCGAGACGGCCTACGCCGCCGGCCGCTACGCCGAGGCGCTCGCGGAGCTCCGCGCGGCGAAGCGGATGAACGGCTCGCCGGCGTACCTGCCGATCATGGCCGACTGCCACCGTGCGCTCGGCAACCCCGACCAGGCGCTGAAGCTCGCGAAGAGCCCGTCGGTGCCGAACTTCGAGCCCGAGGCCAAGGCGGAGATGACCATCGTCGAGGCCGGCGCTCGCCGAGACATGGGCCAGTTCGACGCCGCGCTGCGGACCCTCGAGCTCGCGCCCCTGCAGTCCAAGTCCCGGGCGTCCTGGGTCGTGCGGCTGCGCTACGCCTACGCCGACACTCTGGAGGCGGCCGGCCGGGAGACCGACGCTCTCGCGTGGTTCCACCGGACCTACTCGATCGACAGCGACCAGCTGACCGACGCTGCCGAGCGGGCCGAGGCCCTGGAGAAGCGCCAGCCTAAGGAGTGA